One Peromyscus leucopus breed LL Stock chromosome 4, UCI_PerLeu_2.1, whole genome shotgun sequence genomic region harbors:
- the LOC114685915 gene encoding olfactory receptor 4A16-like has translation MELSNNVTEFILLGLTQDPAGQKALFVVFLLIYIVTMVGNLLIVGTVIASPSLNSPMYFFLAYLSLMDAVYSTAISPKLLTDLLCAKRTISLPACMVQLFVEHLFGGAEVFLLMAMAYDRYVAICKPLHYLTIMNHRICILLLVVSWTGGFAHSLVQVMFVYNLPFCGPNIIDHFACDMYPLLGLACTNTYLIGLTVVANGGAICMVVFVLLLFSYGVILSSLKSHSQEGRRKALSTCSSHITVVVLFFVPCIFMYVRPVSNFPFDKFITVFYTVFTPMLNPLIYTLRNSEIKSSMQKLWCRMLCTYRVKMFCC, from the coding sequence ATGGAACTGAGTAACAATGTCACAGAATTTATCCTGCTGGGTCTCACTCAGGATCCTGCTGGGCAAAAAGcattgtttgttgtgtttttactCATCTACATTGTGACAATGGTGGGCAACCTGCTCATTGTGGGGACAGTGATTGCCAGCCCCTCCTTGAACTCTCCAATGTACTTCTTCCTTGCCTACCTGTCACTCATGGATGCTGTTTATTCCACTGCGATCTCACCCAAGTTACTTACAGACTTACTCTGTGCTAAGAGGACAATCTCCTTACCAGCTTGCATGGTCCAGCTCTTTGTAGAACACTTATTTGGTGGTGCTGAGGTCTTCCTTCTGATGGCgatggcctatgatcgctatgtggccatctgtaaaCCACTGCACTATTTGACCATCATGAATCACCGGATTTGTATCCTCCTGTTGGTAGTATCCTGGACTGGAGGGTTTGCACATTCTCTGGTTCAAGTTATGTTTGTATATAACCTTCCTTTCTGTGGCCCTAATATCATTGACCATTTTGCCTGTGACATGTATCCATTACTGGGACTTGCATGCACTAACACTTACTTGATAGGACTGACTGTGGTTGCCAATGGTGGAGCAATATGTATGGTGGTCTTTGTCCTTCTCTTATTCTCCTATGGTGTTATTCTAAGCTCCCTTAAGAGTCACAGTCAGGAAGGGAGGCGCAAAGCCCTGTCCACCTGCAGCTCTCACATTACTGTGGTGGTTCTCTTTTTTGTTCCCTGCATTTTCATGTATGTTAGACCTGTGTCCAATTTTCCCTTCGATAAGTTCATTACTGTTTTTTACACAGTTTTCACACCCATGCTGAATCCTTTAATATACACTTTGAGGAATTCAGAGATAAAAAGTTCTATGCAAAAACTCTGGTGTAGAATGTTATGTACTTATAGAGTAAAGATGTTCTGTTGCTAA